One genomic window of Misgurnus anguillicaudatus chromosome 12, ASM2758022v2, whole genome shotgun sequence includes the following:
- the LOC129425581 gene encoding uncharacterized protein isoform X2, translated as MQRCHLNQKVKGMKPGKTRVQSLCMYTEPVPESVNARFWKMVLEMHEDEITNVVRKEKVILKLGQHLFNKHGHDVTKHEYIRQKMRETGRLVLQGKKNGKLKEVSDFFIPANFPDVIEAVHSVAGLNEETSTFKAPSLALKLGHNLKKMANIIECEAMMSGDKNALSNVQAFKKICDTKWSECVSSQALRNLSEAKWNCPQLLPFADDVKKMHQYLDRQSKEYQAKLEKEPSNKHWAELAKVTLCQVILFNRRREGEVSKMALNAFILRDTSSTHPDVELALSDLEKRLCKHFQRIEIRGKRGRKVPILLTPEMMKSLELLVNHRRECDVLDENVFLFARPQALSHFRGSDAIRQIARSCGAKHPEALSSTKLRKHMATMSKVLNLKDNEMDDLADFLGHDIRVHRQFYRLPEGTLQLAKISKVLMAMERGQIVDFKGKNLDEIQIDPKERVLMDSDVSDSENEKEMTGKYPSSSAGKSDKKLHPIGKDLEKPHAAKKSSKNARRKWSTEEIQAVEETLMDYIRSGKVPGKAQCMECIERSPAALQGRSWEGVKCYVKNRIDSMKRKM; from the exons ATGCAGAGATGCCATCTAAACCAGAAAGTCAAAGGAATGAAGCCAGGAAAAACTCGAGTTCAGTCCCTTTGCATGTATACTGAACCAGTTCCAGAGAGTGTGAATGCACGTTTTTGGAAAATGGTGCTTGAAATGCATGAGGATGAGATAACAAATGTTGTCCGCAAAGAGAAGGTCATCTTAAAATTAGGGCAACATCTCTTCAATAAGCATGGCCATGATGTCACAAAACATGAATATATCAGACAAAAGATGCGTGAGACAGGGCGCCTAGTCCTCCAAGGAAAAAAGAACGGCAAGTTGAAGGAGGTTTCAGATTTCTTCATCCCTGCCAATTTCCCTGATGTAATTGAAGCAGTTCACAGTGTGGCTGGCTTGAATGAGGAGACGAGCACATTCAAAGCACCATCTTTAGCGCTGAAGTTGGGACACAACCTCAAGAAGATGGCCAACATTATTGAATGTGAGGCAATGATGTCAGGTGATAAAAATGCCCTTAGCAACGTGCAggcctttaaaaaaatctgcgaCACTAAATGGAGTGAGTGTGTGTCATCTCAGGCACTCCGAAATTTGAGCGAGGCAAAATGGAACTGTCCACAACTTCTTCCCTTTGCTGACGATGTGAAAAAAATGCACCAGTATCTTGACAGACAGAGTAAGGAATACCAAGCAAAACTTGAAAAAGAACCAAGTAACAAGCACTGGGCAGAACTTGCAAAAGTGACACTCTGTCAGGTGATACTTTTCAATCGTAGAAGGGAAGGAGAGGTATCCAAGATGGCCCTTAATGCTTTTATATTGAGGGATACCTCATCGACTCATCCAGATGTAGAGCTTGCTCTGTCAGACCTTGAGAAAAGACTTTGTAAGCACTTCCAGAGAATCGAGATAAGAGGCAAACGTGGACGAAAGGTCCCCATTCTACTTACACCTGAAATGATGAAATCATTGGAGTTACTGGTGAACCATCGCCGCGAGTGTGATGTGCTTGATGAGAATGTATTTCTGTTTGCGAGACCACAAGCCCTCAGCCACTTCAGAGGTTCAGATGCTATCCGTCAAATAGCTCGAAGCTGTGGGGCTAAACATCCAGAGGCATTGTCCTCTACTAAACTGAGAAAGCACATGGCCACGATGTCCAAGGTCCTCAACTTGAAGGATAATGAAATGGATGACCTTGCTGACTTTTTAGGACATGACATCAGGGTGCATCGGCAGTTCTACAGGCTACCTGAAGGTACCTTACAGCTGGCAAAAATCAGCAAAGTTCTAATGGCCATGGAACGAGGTCAGATAGTAGACTTCAAAGGAAAAAATCTCGATGAGATCCAGATTGATCCAAAAG AGCGGGTACTGATGGACAGTGATGTATCAGACTCTGAAAATGAGAAAGAGATGACTGGAAAATATCCTTCAAGTTCAGCAG GCAAGAGCGATAAAAAACTGCATCCGATTGGCAAGGACTTGGAGAAACCACACGCAGCAAAGA AATCTTCAAAAAACGCACGGAGAAAGTGGTCCACAGAAGAGATCCAGGCTGTGGAAGAAACACTGATGGACTACATCAGGTCTGGAAAAGTTCCTGGAAAAGCCCAGTGCATGGAGTGCATTGAAAGGTCCCCAGCAGCACTTCAAGGGAGAAGTTGGGAAGGGGTgaaatgttatgttaaaaatcGCATTGATTCCATGAAGCGTAAAATGTAA
- the LOC129425581 gene encoding uncharacterized protein isoform X1 → MQRCHLNQKVKGMKPGKTRVQSLCMYTEPVPESVNARFWKMVLEMHEDEITNVVRKEKVILKLGQHLFNKHGHDVTKHEYIRQKMRETGRLVLQGKKNGKLKEVSDFFIPANFPDVIEAVHSVAGLNEETSTFKAPSLALKLGHNLKKMANIIECEAMMSGDKNALSNVQAFKKICDTKWSECVSSQALRNLSEAKWNCPQLLPFADDVKKMHQYLDRQSKEYQAKLEKEPSNKHWAELAKVTLCQVILFNRRREGEVSKMALNAFILRDTSSTHPDVELALSDLEKRLCKHFQRIEIRGKRGRKVPILLTPEMMKSLELLVNHRRECDVLDENVFLFARPQALSHFRGSDAIRQIARSCGAKHPEALSSTKLRKHMATMSKVLNLKDNEMDDLADFLGHDIRVHRQFYRLPEGTLQLAKISKVLMAMERGQIVDFKGKNLDEIQIDPKERVLMDSDVSDSENEKEMTGKYPSSSAGKNDKQLHQIGEDLEEPHATSKSDKKLHPIGKDLEKPHAAKKSSKNARRKWSTEEIQAVEETLMDYIRSGKVPGKAQCMECIERSPAALQGRSWEGVKCYVKNRIDSMKRKM, encoded by the exons ATGCAGAGATGCCATCTAAACCAGAAAGTCAAAGGAATGAAGCCAGGAAAAACTCGAGTTCAGTCCCTTTGCATGTATACTGAACCAGTTCCAGAGAGTGTGAATGCACGTTTTTGGAAAATGGTGCTTGAAATGCATGAGGATGAGATAACAAATGTTGTCCGCAAAGAGAAGGTCATCTTAAAATTAGGGCAACATCTCTTCAATAAGCATGGCCATGATGTCACAAAACATGAATATATCAGACAAAAGATGCGTGAGACAGGGCGCCTAGTCCTCCAAGGAAAAAAGAACGGCAAGTTGAAGGAGGTTTCAGATTTCTTCATCCCTGCCAATTTCCCTGATGTAATTGAAGCAGTTCACAGTGTGGCTGGCTTGAATGAGGAGACGAGCACATTCAAAGCACCATCTTTAGCGCTGAAGTTGGGACACAACCTCAAGAAGATGGCCAACATTATTGAATGTGAGGCAATGATGTCAGGTGATAAAAATGCCCTTAGCAACGTGCAggcctttaaaaaaatctgcgaCACTAAATGGAGTGAGTGTGTGTCATCTCAGGCACTCCGAAATTTGAGCGAGGCAAAATGGAACTGTCCACAACTTCTTCCCTTTGCTGACGATGTGAAAAAAATGCACCAGTATCTTGACAGACAGAGTAAGGAATACCAAGCAAAACTTGAAAAAGAACCAAGTAACAAGCACTGGGCAGAACTTGCAAAAGTGACACTCTGTCAGGTGATACTTTTCAATCGTAGAAGGGAAGGAGAGGTATCCAAGATGGCCCTTAATGCTTTTATATTGAGGGATACCTCATCGACTCATCCAGATGTAGAGCTTGCTCTGTCAGACCTTGAGAAAAGACTTTGTAAGCACTTCCAGAGAATCGAGATAAGAGGCAAACGTGGACGAAAGGTCCCCATTCTACTTACACCTGAAATGATGAAATCATTGGAGTTACTGGTGAACCATCGCCGCGAGTGTGATGTGCTTGATGAGAATGTATTTCTGTTTGCGAGACCACAAGCCCTCAGCCACTTCAGAGGTTCAGATGCTATCCGTCAAATAGCTCGAAGCTGTGGGGCTAAACATCCAGAGGCATTGTCCTCTACTAAACTGAGAAAGCACATGGCCACGATGTCCAAGGTCCTCAACTTGAAGGATAATGAAATGGATGACCTTGCTGACTTTTTAGGACATGACATCAGGGTGCATCGGCAGTTCTACAGGCTACCTGAAGGTACCTTACAGCTGGCAAAAATCAGCAAAGTTCTAATGGCCATGGAACGAGGTCAGATAGTAGACTTCAAAGGAAAAAATCTCGATGAGATCCAGATTGATCCAAAAG AGCGGGTACTGATGGACAGTGATGTATCAGACTCTGAAAATGAGAAAGAGATGACTGGAAAATATCCTTCAAGTTCAGCAG GCAAAAACGATAAACAACTGCATCAGATTGGCGAGGACTTAGAGGAACCACATGCAACAA GCAAGAGCGATAAAAAACTGCATCCGATTGGCAAGGACTTGGAGAAACCACACGCAGCAAAGA AATCTTCAAAAAACGCACGGAGAAAGTGGTCCACAGAAGAGATCCAGGCTGTGGAAGAAACACTGATGGACTACATCAGGTCTGGAAAAGTTCCTGGAAAAGCCCAGTGCATGGAGTGCATTGAAAGGTCCCCAGCAGCACTTCAAGGGAGAAGTTGGGAAGGGGTgaaatgttatgttaaaaatcGCATTGATTCCATGAAGCGTAAAATGTAA